A section of the Rutidosis leptorrhynchoides isolate AG116_Rl617_1_P2 unplaced genomic scaffold, CSIRO_AGI_Rlap_v1 contig570, whole genome shotgun sequence genome encodes:
- the LOC139884565 gene encoding uncharacterized protein → MSCLNLRLPPARKAWKSFTSKLQIKLLHKLTKSKAIKKHKSQVKRVSGKNPRKSSFFLTRRVGFKKRTITPNNYHHYIGRYNLKNKSTSSPVYVDKLFKGPVVGLDAARNIKLLAQEATSEEEVTDHYRSVADDMWESVGLTSPQMLGIDQRAENFIVRFRAEMELQETSTRHS, encoded by the coding sequence ATGTCTTGTTTAAATTTAAGACTCCCACCTGCCAGAAAGGCATGGAAGAGCTTCACATCCAAACTTCAAATCAAACTTCTTCATAAACTCACAAAATCCAAGGCTATCAAGAAACATAAAAGCCAGGTTAAGCGAGTTTCTGGAAAAAATCCTAGGAAGTCCTCTTTCTTTCTCACTCGACGTGTTGGATTCAAGAAAAGGACTATTACTCCTAATAACTACCATCACTATATCGGGCGATACAATTTAAAAAACAAGTCTACGTCGTCGCCTGTATATGTCGATAAGCTCTTCAAAGGCCCTGTAGTTGGATTGGATGCTGCTAGGAATATCAAGTTGCTAGCTCAGGAAGCTACGAGTGAAGAAGAGGTTACGGATCATTATAGATCTGTCGCTGATGATATGTGGGAGTCGGTAGGATTGACGTCGCCACAGATGTTGGGTATCGACCAAAGGGCGGAGAATTTCATTGTTCGGTTCAGAGCTGAAATGGAGCTTCAAGAAACTAGCACTCGTCATTCATAG